The window TCGAGTCCAGAGTATGGAGGCTCGCGGCAACGCGCAGGTCATCGCCTGTCTCGTGCCGCTGGCAGAGATGTTTGGTTACGCGACGGATTTGCGGTCCGCGAGCCAGGGTCGAGCGAACTACACCATGCAGTTCGCCAACTACGAGCAAGCACCCAAGACCGTCAGCGAAGAGGTTGTTGCACGCGCCGCGGGCTAGGTCTCGGGCGGAGGAGGAATCATGGCGAAGGAGAAGTTTGAGCGTACCAAGCCGCACGTGAACATCGGCACGATCGGTCACGTGGATCACGGCAAGACGACGTTGACGGCAGCGATCACAAAGAATCTGGCGGCGAAGAACCTGGCGACGTTTACGGCGTTTGACGACATCGACAAGGCGCCTGAGGAGCGCGAGCGTGGGATCACGATCGCGACGGCGCATGTGGAGTACGAGACGGAGAACCGTCACTACGCCCATGTGGACTGCCCGGGCCACGCCGACTACGTCAAAAACATGATCACGGGCGCCGCTCAGATGGACGGCGCGATCCTGGTGGTTTCGGCGGCCGACGGTCCGATGCCGCAGACGCGCGAGCACGTTCTTCTGGCGCGTCAGGTGGATGTGCCTCACATCGTGGTGTTTCTGAACAAGTGCGACATGGTGGACGACGAGGAGTTGTTGGACCTGGTGGAGCTGGAGGTTCGGGAGCTTCTGTCGTCGTACGACTTTCCCGGGGACGACATTCCGATCATTCGTGGCTCGGCGCTCAAGGCGCTGGAGACCGACGATGCGGATTCTGAGGATGCGAAGGCGGTCTTCGAGTTGATGGCCGCAGTGGACGCGTCGATTCCG is drawn from Acidobacteriota bacterium and contains these coding sequences:
- the tuf gene encoding elongation factor Tu — protein: MAKEKFERTKPHVNIGTIGHVDHGKTTLTAAITKNLAAKNLATFTAFDDIDKAPEERERGITIATAHVEYETENRHYAHVDCPGHADYVKNMITGAAQMDGAILVVSAADGPMPQTREHVLLARQVDVPHIVVFLNKCDMVDDEELLDLVELEVRELLSSYDFPGDDIPIIRGSALKALETDDADSEDAKAVFELMAAVDASIPEPERDVDKDFLMPIEDIFSIQGRGTVVTGRVERGIIKVGEEVEIVGIRDTSKTVVTGVEMFRKLLDQGQAGDNVGILLRGTKKDEVERGQCLTKPGSITPHTKFKGEVYVLSKDEGGRHTPFFDNYRPQFYFRTTDVTGAAAMPEGTEMVMPGDNVTLSVELIAPIAMEKGVRFAIREGGRTVGAGTV